The Watersipora subatra chromosome 1, tzWatSuba1.1, whole genome shotgun sequence genome has a window encoding:
- the LOC137385896 gene encoding folliculin-like: protein MNAIIALCHFCEQHGPRVLFCTQPFHEQEPIHAFIGSSAASDVESVRSKSVHLPIIFKPHLAGTTGRSISIDSGGSVSHTQESSETSTSTTKERCEGCRSLQSDKPGYVSNDQEAKVRYVSSQQPRHEELYSIVRQACIRSLSSEVCPGREGPIFFGDSDSRYVLSYTFYVHDTKSRGGRRFYSIIVVMNDRIYLLNSWPFLVKHLQSIVHDVQSKAKHVFEEEQPMCPVRPHVVNERSYTAPTQCRLQRPMSSVRSLIDMTGDPALFKSLHLAFTWVLKACSNRLTEKLLEGPPTEDSIVDLEQKEELVDDFVMVGTEKVADPSTEPASALGAAANSCSLTDDTCTDSAASSGPIFHNLRELYQILGYADFHQLAHHVLVGNQIIVQTDSTRMTRSIIDCLQVLLPKGCCKVIYQSDVYEESYKCNFLGLSKFCLLPKHVAENEHYALINVELPVATDTPEPLCLSMLKGYRVELHTGQPRLEKSSAPKILEKMERAVANLKLNWAVVEQCLICIKEEWMNKVKVLFTFTKAGGSRSEDDTKKLLQVFGASDEDKKALKFWMTGLSAQYKNHMRQTSKQI, encoded by the exons ATGAATGCTATAATTGCTCTATGTCACTTCTGTGAACAACATGGACCTCGAGTACTGTTTTGTACTCAGCCATTCCATGAACAAGAACCCATTCATGCATTTATCGGCTCTTCTGCTGCCAGCGATGTTGAAAGCGTCA GGAGTAAAAGCGTCCATCTTCCCATCATATTTAAGCCGCACCTGGCCGGCACCACAGGCAGGAGCATAAGCATAGACTCTGGAGGCTCAGTTTCTCACACGCAAGAAAGCTCCGAGACATCTACCAGCACAACTAAAGAGCGCTGCGAG GGTTGCCGCTCATTGCAGTCAGACAAACCTGGCTATGTAAGTAATGATCAGGAAGCGAAAGTAAGATATGTCAGTAGCCAGCAGCCGCGACACGAAGAGCTCTACAGTATAGTTAGACAGGCATGCATCCGCAGCCTAAGCAGTGAG gtatgtccCGGTAGAGAAGGCCCAATATTCTTTGGCGATAGTGACTCACGCTATGTTCTTAGTTACACCTTCTACGTGCATGACACCAAATCTAGAGGAGGGAGAAGATTCTACAGCATCATTGTT GTTATGAATGACAGGATATACTTACTCAACTCGTGGCCATTTCTAGTGAAGCATTTACAGAGCATCGTCCACGATGTACAATCTAAAGCCAAACACGTGTTTGAAGAGGAACAGCCCATGTGTCCTGTCCG GCCTCATGTTGTTAATGAAAGAAGCTACACCGCGCCGACCCAGTGTCGACTTCAGAGGCCTATGTCCTCGGTCCGGTCTCTCATTGACATGACAGGAGACCCGGCGCTGTTCAAGTCATTGCATTTAGCTTTTACTTGGGTGCTTAAGGCTTGTAGCAACCGGCTCACGGAGAAGCTTCTAGAAGGTCCACCTACAGAGGACTCTATAGTAGATTTAGAGCAAAAAGAAG AGCTAGTGGATGATTTTGTAATGGTTGGCACAGAGAAAGTTGCTGATCCGAGTACAGAGCCTGCTTCCGCCCTTGGTGCTGCCGCTAACTCTTGCTCTCTCACTGATGATACTTGCACAGATTCAGCAGCGAGCTCTGGTCCTATATTCCATAACTTGAGAGAGCTTTATCAG ATATTGGGGTATGCAGATTTTCATCAGCTGGCACATCATGTACTGGTTGGTAATCAAATCATAGTACAAACAGACTCTACCAGGATGACCAGGTCTATCATCGACTGCCTCCAG GTGTTGTTGCCCAAAGGTTGCTGTAAGGTCATTTACCAGAGCGATGTTTATGAGGAGTCGTATAAGTGCAATTTTCTGGGACTGTCCAAGTTCTGTCTGCTTCCCAAGCATGTAGCTGAGAATGAACATTACGCTCTCATCAATGTGGAACTCCCAGTTGCTACTGACACTCCTGAGCCTCTTTGTCTCAGCATGCTCAAAGGCTACAGGGTTGAGCTGCATACAGGCCAGCCTCGTCTTGAAAAGTCATCAG CTCCAAAGATTTTGGAAAAGATGGAAAGAGCTGTAGCGAACCTTAAACTAAACTGGGCAGTGGTGGAGCAATGTCTCATCTGTATCAAGGAAGAGTGGATGAA CAAAGTCAAGGTTCTTTTTACATTCACTAAAGCTGGGGGCAGCAGATCTGAGGATGACACTAAAAAGTTGTTGCAG GTGTTTGGGGCTAGTGATGAGGATAAAAAAGCTCTAAAATTCTGGATGACAGGTTTGAGTGCCCAGTATAAGAACCACATGAGACAGACATCTAAACAGATTTAA